A window of Plasmodium brasilianum strain Bolivian I chromosome 8, whole genome shotgun sequence contains these coding sequences:
- a CDS encoding protein GPR89, with product MKIRLLCEIISMILLHVIFYKVSIYYLLRYLDILNHSNKFNKNIFFITFLVCMSIFSLFLFELSNVVSNVIIAYVWHIDICILVCVLYIVIPVEFINTIFDSNNYKEIISPEFYSHSHIKLIKKYYMKISRIYKHQNGISKKIKKHLFLFRSIIFLSFLWLSVGALKNMIYKKNYNYVIAGDNSINIRKYILYNKHGEKHDQNKYFYKTVFFFFEKEHKCYNYYLNNSDEEYKKDKKQNFQNYFYQMYHILYIVIFILINRFLLLYKFVIRELLINICALGVTTNSIVAGISSLYFIYDYIITFIYYLQIPKIQIQIYNIEERILINFTNYMFKKEELKKLQSNINIHSSPFLYEPKRSAYYIGEGEKNKLKSLEEGIEEKEGKEVNNVKEAKGAKEAQEGLVEKAQIGTGERRNGGVNAQKISANKRRKRSNSLKKASLLVSFTNRLKSMCTFKNNNLLNYGGSRQITCNDTAIYEEKQKYLNSSKKKYLKRSSHNNEQVKNKKKNGNFSDHESTVINYFYKNISKSNTNNLKRSNSCPLSFSENIFSSSEEDEMSGDISEEQRLKPPRKYKSLHNTAFDKPIKSKSKSNKNMTATPLNRNYYSIYSCYDSLNKKKRKKRKKKSNEKKLNEKNEKKSDEKNEKKSNEKNEKKSDEKNEKKSDEKNEKKSNEKKDKKANEKMTNRNIENNNISKKILFKSVSFPMNNFPKTMQNNAHKKKRKIESVQFLYELEKNLHLKNVNSFDNDVDYDNGGNSDDENDSGYKNDSGYKNNSGYKNDSGYKNDSGYKNSNDCKSDSGYEDNSDYDDANSYDDEMAKVFSERCSSHPINDETKTLYETSNNEIRKIQNIENYNKLKKEIEDIVYTNTSMYYSLNAILSRKFEIQKNTKCLFELMGLYFITNSLILTSYLPVNYNHIMNFVIRNNYDYNVFQLHSDYVFISSFATTLMFCALYMTYFYFY from the exons atgaaaataagatTGCTGTGTGAAATAATATCTATGATTTTGCtacatgtaatattttataaggtgtccatttattatttattgagGTATTTAGACATTTTAAATCATTcgaataaatttaataaaaatattttttttataacttttttagtTTGTATGTCAatattttcactttttttatttgagtTATCAAATGTAGTATCGAATGTTATAATAGCCTATGTATGGCATATAGACATATGCATTTTAGTATGTGTGTTATATATAGTTATTCCAGTAGAGTTTATAAATACTATATTTGATTCAAACAactataaagaaataatatcgCCAGAGTTTTATTCTCATTCACATATTAAGTTGATAAAGAAGTATTACATGAAAATAAGTAGGATATACAAACACCAAAATGgaattagtaaaaaaataaaaaagcatttattcctttttcgaagtattatatttttatcttttctttgGTTAAGTGTAGgagcattaaaaaatatgatttataaaaaaaactacaACTATGTAATTGCAGGTGATAATTCTATAAAcattagaaaatatatattatacaataaACATGGGGAAAAACATGAtcagaataaatatttctacaaaacagttttctttttttttgaaaaagaacATAAATGCTACAATTACTATTTAAATAACTCGGatgaagaatataaaaaggacaagaaacaaaattttcaaaattatttttatcaaatgtATCACATTCTTTATAtcgttatttttattttaatcaatcgatttttattactttacaAATTTGTTATTAGAGAGttactaataaatatatgtgcactAGGAGTGACAACAAATTCTATAGTTGCTGGTATATCAtccctttattttatatatgactACATTATTacctttatttattatttacaaataccaaaaatacaaatacagatatataatattgaaGAGAggattttaataaatttcacaaattatatgtttaaaaaggaagaacTGAAAAAGTTACagagtaatattaatattcatTCGAGTCCATTTTTATATGAGCCAAAAAGGAGTGCTTACTACATTGGGGAGGGCGAGAAGAACAAGCTAAAGTCATTGGAAGAGGGTATTGAAGAGAAGGAAGGGAAAGAGGTGAACAATGTGAAGGAAGCAAAAGGAGCGAAGGAAGCACAAGAAGGGTTAGTAGAGAAAGCACAAATAGGAACAGGGGAACGACGGAACGGAGGAGTAAACGCACAAAAAATATCCGCAAATAAGCGAAGGAAAAGAAGTAATTCCTTAAAGAAAGCGTCTCTCCTTGTAAGTTTCACGAACAGATTAAAAAGTATGTgcacatttaaaaataataatttattaaattatggAGGAAGTAGACAAATCACTTGTAATGATACTGCTATTTATGAGGAAAAacagaaatatttaaattcgtcaaaaaaaaaataccttaAACGAAGTTCACATAATAATgaacaagtaaaaaataaaaaaaaaaatggaaattttaGTGACCATGAATCTACtgtaattaattatttttataaaaatataagtaaaagtAATACgaacaatttaaaaagatCAAATAGTTGTCCACTCTCCTTTtctgaaaatattttttcttcttctgaAGAGGATGAAATGAGTGGAGATATAAGTGAAGAACAGAGGTTAAAACCGCCGAGGAAATACAAATCATTACATAATACAGCTTTCGACAAACCTATTAAGTCCAAAAGTAAAAGCAATAAAAACATGACTGCCACCCCTTTGAATCGTAATTATTACTCCATTTACAGCTGTTACGATAGTTTgaataagaagaaaagaaaaaaaaggaaaaaaaaatcaaatgaaaaaaaattaaatgaaaaaaatgaaaaaaaatcagatgaaaaaaatgaaaaaaaatcaaatgaaaaaaatgaaaaaaaatcagatgaaaaaaatgaaaaaaaatcagatgaaaaaaatgaaaaaaaatcaaatgaaaaaaaggataaaaaagcaaatgaaaaaatgacaaaTCGAAATATCGAAAACAACAATatatctaaaaaaattttattcaagAGTGTAAGTTTCCCCATGAATAATTTCCCCAAAACAATGCAGAATAAtgcacacaaaaaaaaaagaaaaatagagAGTGTCCAGTTTTTATATGAACTCGagaaaaatttacatttaaaaaatgtaaattctTTTGACAATGATGTGGACTATGACAATGGGGGTAACAGTGATGATGAAAACGATAGTGGTTATAAAAACGATAGTggttataaaaacaatagtGGTTATAAAAACGACAGTGGTTATAAAAACGACAGTGGTTATAAAAACAGTAATGACTGTAAAAGTGATAGTGGTTATGAAGACAACAGTGATTACGATGATGCAAATAGTTATGACGACGAAATGGCGAAGGTATTTAGTGAACGTTGCAGTAGCCATCCTATTAATGATGAAACTAAAACTTTGTACGAAACAAGTAATAAcgaaataaggaaaatacagaatatagaaaattataataaacttaaaaaagaaattgaaGATATTGTTTATACAAATACAAGTATGTATTATTCATTGAATGCTATACTAAGTAGAAAATTTGAAATTCAAAAGAATACAAAATGCCTATTCG AACTTATGGgtctatattttattactaattCTTTAATCTTAACGTCTTACCTACCCGTAAATTACAATCATATTATGAACTTTgttataagaaataattatgaCTATAATGTTTTCCAGTTGCATTCtgattatgtttttatttcatcCTTTGCGACCACGTTAATGTTTTGTGCCTTATACAtgacatatttttatttttactag
- a CDS encoding zinc finger (CCCH type) protein has product MSILPEIKYQFTKTKICKRFLENKCTNRDNCNYAHVIEELRPLPNLENTKLCKSVKKNIACTNPDCKYAHEIENLHPSTDLATYKTTLCYFWKKKKCMNQSKCRFAHGIQEIRPLKIGKEEKIEVINDKRNDAVSEKINDPLNGKRNDAVNAKKKLLLPKNNDINISLQEHQTIRQNEQMVEDIYGEVNEKPQKDVNIRDVLSNLIILENIPIIQSDFATFNDDFLNFYQNMSLNLNSFSISSERKYSNSFLKKEFDQTHCADIFHPDVDMFNVDFLMQDSVKENCTRNNDISYGANRAVIMDATNNRRNNDSNADLYLAIDTPTEQAPTDDDYFNNIYKSIKKELSKNFENIYSY; this is encoded by the coding sequence ATGAGTATCCTCCCAGAAATTAAATATCAATTTACAAAGACGAAAATATGCAAACgttttttggaaaataaaTGCACGAATAGAGATAACTGCAATTATGCTCATGTAATAGAAGAACTAAGACCTTTAccaaatttagaaaatacaaaattatgtaaaagtgttaaaaaaaatatagcttGTACTAACCCCGATTGTAAATATGCACAcgaaatagaaaatttacATCCTAGTACTGATTTGGCTACTTATAAAACTactttatgttatttttggaaaaagaaaaaatgtatgaatCAAAGTAAATGCAGATTTGCTCATGGTATTCAAGAAATTCGACCTTTGAAGATAggaaaggaagaaaaaatagaagtaATAAATGACAAAAGAAATGATGCAGtaagtgaaaaaataaatgacccattaaatggaaaaaggAATGATGCagtaaatgcaaaaaaaaaattattactaccAAAAAATAACGACATCAATATTAGCCTACAAGAACACCAAACAATAAggcaaaatgaacaaatggtAGAAGACATATATGGAGAAGTAAATGAAAAGCCTCAAAAAGATGTAAACATAAGAGATGTTTTATCTAATCTAAttatattagaaaatataCCCATAATACAGAGCGATTTTGCAACTTTTAATGacgattttttaaatttttaccaAAACATGAGCTTAAATTTGAACAGCTTTTCTATATCGTCAGAGAGAAAGTATTccaattcatttttaaaaaaggaatttgATCAAACTCATTGTGCTGATATTTTTCATCCTGATGTCGATATGTTCAATGTTGATTTTCTTATGCAGGATAGtgtaaaagaaaattgtACTAGAAATAATGACATAAGCTACGGTGCTAATAGAGCAGTAATAATGGATGCTACGAATAACAGAAGAAATAATGATTCAAATGCAGATTTATATTTAGCCATTGATACCCCTACAGAGCAAGCACCTACCGACGATGATTACTTTAACaacatttataaaagtataaaaaaggaattatcaaaaaattttgaaaatatatacagcTACTAA
- a CDS encoding tubulin beta chain, giving the protein MREIVHIQAGQCGNQIGAKFWEVISDEHGIDPSGTYRGDSDLQLERVDVFYNEATGGRYVPRAILMDLEPGTMDSVRAGPFGQLFRPDNFVFGQTGAGNNWAKGHYTEGAELIDAVLDVVRKEAEGCDCLQGFQITHSLGGGTGSGMGTLLISKIREEYPDRIMETFSVFPSPKVSDTVVEPYNATLSVHQLVENADEVQVIDNEALYDICFRTLKLTTPTYGDLNHLVSAAMSGVTCSLRFPGQLNSDLRKLAVNLIPFPRLHFFMIGFAPLTSRGSQQYRALTVPELTQQMFDAKNMMCASDPRHGRYLTACAMFRGRMSTKEVDEQMLNVQNKNSSYFVEWIPHNTKSSVCDIPPKGLKMAVTFVGNSTAIQEMFKRVSDQFTAMFRRKAFLHWYTGEGMDEMEFTEAESNMNDLVSEYQQYQDATAEEEGEFEEEEGDVEA; this is encoded by the exons atgaggGAAATAGTTCATATTCAAGCAGGCCAGTGTGGTAATCAGATAGGTGCAAAATTTTGGGAAGTCATATCTGATGAACATGGAATAGATCcg AGCGGCACCTATAGAGGAGACAGTGACCTACAATTAGAAAGAGTAGACGTGTTTTACAATGAAGCAACTGGAGGAAGGTACGTTCCGCGAGCAATATTGATGGATTTAGAACCAGGTACAATGGATAGTGTCCGAGCAGGTCCATTTGGCCAATTATTTAGACCAGACAATTTTGTATTTGGCCAAACAGGAGCAGGAAATAATTGGGCAAAAGGACATTATACAGAAGGTGCTGAATTAATAGATGCAGTTTTAGATGTAGTTAGAAAAGAAGCAGAAGGATGTGATTGTCTTCAAGGATTTCAGATAACTCATTCGTTAGGTGGTGGTACAGGTAGTGGAATGGGTACATTGTTgataagtaaaataagagAAGAATATCCTGATCGAATTATGGAAACATTTTCAGTATTCCCATCACCAAAAGTATCAGATACAGTTGTTGAGCCATATAATGCAACTTTATCTGTTCATCAATTAGTAGAAAATGCTGATGAGGTACAAGTTATTGACAATGAAGcattatatgatatatgtTTTAGAACACTTAAATTAACAACTCCAACATATGGTGACTTAAACCATTTAGTTTCAGCTGCTATGTCAGGTGTTACTTGTTCTTTAAGATTTCCTGGTCAATTAAATTCAGACTTAAGAAAATTAGCTGTCAATTTAATCCCTTTTCCtcgtttacatttttttatgattggTTTTGCACCATTAACAAGTAGAGGTAGTCAACAATATAGAGCTCTAACTGTACCAGAATTAACTCAACAGATGTTTGATGCAAAGAATATGATGTGTGCAAGTGACCCAAGACATGGTAGATACTTAACTGCATGCGCTATGTTTAGAGGTAGAATGTCAACAAAGGAGGTCGATGAGCAAATGTTGAATGTGCAAAACAAGAACTCTTCTTACTTTGTCGAATGGATACCCCATAACACAAA ATCGAGTGTTTGTGATATTCCGCCAAAGGGACTGAAAATGGCCGTAACCTTCGTAGGAAACTCAACAGCAATCCAGGAAATGTTCAAGAGGGTCTCAGATCAATTCACAGCCATGTTTAGAAGAAAGGCATTTTTGCACTGGTACACAGGAGAAGGTATGGACGAAATGGAATTCACAGAAGCTGAATCGAACATGAACGATCTAGTTTCTGAGTACCAACAGTACCAGGATGCAACAGCCGAAGAGGAGGGTGAAtttgaagaagaagaaggaGACGTCGAAGCATAA